DNA from Acidobacteriota bacterium:
GCCGTCCGAACGGCTCGGAGCGCTGGCCGTGGCGGATACGACGTGGCTGACACGCCTCAACCCACCGAGGGATCCCAGCGTTCCCTCCAGGTTCGTCATGCACAGGCGGCAGGGACCGCTCGCGGCCGGAACGAAGCCCGACACCTCGACGACGACTTCCGCTCCGGGCGCGCCGCCGCCGAGCGTCCGCGTGGTCGGCTCGACGGCGCCGGCCATCCCGCGCGCGACGCCAAGCTGCACGCCTCCGTCGGCCGCGGCCAACAGCCGCACCTGTACCTTCTGCTGGGCCGCGACCAGCATCCCGGTCTGCGTCGCCATCAGCAGCGCCAGACAGGATCCGCTCAGCAGGAGCAGGATCAGCGTCACCAGCAGGGTCGAGCTGCCCTGAACGGAGGTCGATCGCTTCACGGGAGGTTTCTCAGCCGGACAAAGGACGACGTTGTCCGCTCGACCCGCAACGCGGCGGCGGCGGGTTCGCCGGCCCGCGCCGTAGTGACCACGCTGGCGAGGAAGGCCCCTCCGTCCACGGTCTGTTCGACCGTCACGTCCAGGTCGATCAGGTCGTCGGCGATCGGCTGCAGCAGGTTGGAGTTCCGCCGTCGCCAGGCGATTCCGGTCCCCGGGTACAGGCGGGCCATCGCAAGCTGCGGTCCATGCCCCGACCGCAGGTCCGGCGGCCGGATGTAGAAACGCCATTCCTCCAGCACGCCCACCCTCTCCACAACGCGCATGGGGCGTCCGGGCCAGGCGCCGCCGCTCGACATCCCCAGGTAGGCGCCGGCCACCGGCCCGCGCGAGGCGTCGGCATGGAAGTGGACCCTCAGTCGGCGCCTTCGTCCGCGGCCGCTGGCCGCGACCTCGGTGATCGGCACCACTGCATGGACCGGAGCGACGCCGGAAACCAGGAGCAGGGCGTCGTCACCGGCTGCGCCAGCGTCCTGGAGCATGGCGAGCGGCTGGTGAACGCCGCCGGGGGTCTCGGCCAGAACTTCCACCCAGCCGCGCGCGACCGTCAAGTCGACCTCGACGTCCTCCACCCAGTAGAGCGGGCCGTTCATAACGCCCCGCACGACCAGCACGTCGGTGCCCTCGGCCGCTGTCAGGCCACCAACCGGATGACCCGCCGCAACGTCCTTCTCGACGAACGCCGCCAGCTCCGGACGCGCCTCCTGGCCGGGCGACTCGCGCGCAATGCCGCCGCGCCCGGCCGCGCGCAGCCCACGCCGCAACTCCCGGTGGGCCGCCTGCTGCGCCTGCTGCAGCGCCGAGTCGTCGAGTTGAGCGCGGGCCAGATGCTGGTGGAGGCCGAACAGCGAGAGCGCGAACGCCGAAACGGCGACCGTGAGACCGAACGCGACCAGGGTCTCGATCAGGCTGGCGCCCGCGTCGGCGGCCTTCATGGCAGGCGGAGGGTGACCAGAGACATCGACCGTTCCCCGGCGGCGCGACCGGCCTGCAGTGCGGTCACTTCCACTGTCACCTCCAGGACTTCGACTGACTCCCCCGGCACGGCCGGCTCAAGCACGAAGACCGACCGGACGACGCGGCGGAACTGGGGCGGCTCGGCGCCGCAGTCCTCCTGCCAGGCCGCGGCGGAGGGACACCAGACCTGTGCCGGATCCCCTGCGCCGGCGACCCCCTCGATGGACGACCAGGCCATCTCGACCAGCGCCTCGGCGCGGCGGGCCTCCAGGTTGTTCAGCCCGGATCGGACCAGAAGCGAGAGCACAGTCGCCGCGGTGAGGCCGAGCAGCGCGAAGGAAACGAGGGTTTCGACGAGGCTGAAGCCGGCGGTCCGCGGCGGCGAGAGACTGACGCGGTGGATCCTGTTCATACTGAACAGGACGGAAACGGACGCGTCGTCTTACAGCAGGGACGTGTAGGCGGCGATCAACCGCGCGCCGAAGAACAGTGACACGACGGCGCCCATCGCGAGAAAGACGCCGAAGGGGAGCCTGGAACTCCAGCCCAGCCGGCCGCGGACCATGAACAGGAGGCCCGCGAGCGCGCCGATCAGGGACGCGAGGAACAACGTCAGCAGCGTTCCGCCGACGCCCAGAAACGCGCCGACCGCGGCGAGCATCTTCACGTCGCCGAGACCCATGCCCCGTACCCGGCGAAGGAGGTACCAGAGTCCGATCAGCAGCAGCAGCGCTCCGGCCCCCACCGCGGCGCCGAACACCGCGTTCCGGGGGGTCGTCCAGGACACCACGAACGAGCCGGCCAGACCGAGCCCGATTCCGCCATAGGTCAGCGGGTCGGGGAGCAGGAGGTGGCTCGCATCGATGATCGCAAGCACCAGCATGAGGCTGCAGAAGACGGCGCCCAGAAGACCGTCGAACGTCGGCCCGAACACGAGCCAGGAGGCGAGCCAGAGGACACCGTTGCCCGCCTCGACCGCCGGATAGCGCCACGCGATCGACTCGCCGCAGGTCCTGCAACGGCCGCGGAGAATCACGAAACTCAGCAACGGCACGTTGTCCCGTGCGGCGATCCGGGCACTGCAATGGGGACAGCGCGAGCGCGGGCGAACGACCGACTCGCCTCGCGGCAGGCGCCATGCGACGACGTTGAGAAAACTGCCGACGCACAGCCCGAACACAGCGGCGTACACCGCTCCGAAGGCGACGGTCGCGGGCGCCGCTCCGGTCATGGCTGCCCGCCGCTGCCCCGAACGAGCGCGGTGACGACCCGTTTCATCATCTCGCAGCCGCGAAGGAAAGCGTCCACCGGTATCCGTTCGTCGAGCCCGTGGATCCCCGCCGCGTCGCCGGAGGCGACGACGAACGGCGAGAACCCGTAGGCATCCACGCCGCGCCGGCGGAAGAAACGCGAGTCCGTTGCGCCGGCGATCATCGCCGGCGCCACCGGCGCGCGCACGCCGAGGACGCGCTCCAGCGTGCGGTAGACGTCGCTTTCCGTGCTCGACGCCGGGCTGGCGCCCGAGCGCAGGAGCTCCTCGACGTGAATGCCGCTACCCAGGACGGTGTCGACTCGCCGGCGAAAGGCTTCGGCATCCGTGTCCGGCAGCAGGCGGGCGTCGATGAGCGCCACAGCCTCACCGGGCGCCACGTTGACCGGTCCGGCGCCATTGTCGATCCGGGTGATCTGCACCGTGTCGCGGAAACTCGCCGACATGCCGGGCAGCAGTACGCGGTCCAGGCCGCCGACCCGCAGCCGCCGGTCGAGCTCCGCCTGCGCGACCTCGATCGGCTGATCGAAGACCTCGGCGAACTCCGCCGAGTGGAACGTCGCGAGGCCCCGGTAGGCCTCGTGCGCCGCCGTCGTGACCCGCCACGGATGTTCCAGTTCGAGCACCCGGTTCAGCGCCCGCACGAGGCGGTGCGTGGGGCTCGCCGGGTTGAATCCCGAACCGTGCCCTCCGCGGCCGGAGGCCATGACGCGGAGCCAGAGCACCTGCTTCTGCGCCGTCTCGATGCCCCACCACAGCAGGCGGTCCCCAGCCACCCGGTTCACGCCCGCCTCGTTCAGCACGGCCTCGGCTTCGTCGAACAGCTCCCAGTGCTCCTCCAGCAACCAGCCGACACCGTCGGCGCCGCCCGCCTCCTCGTCCGCGCTGGCGACGAAGACGAGGTCGCGGCGGCGCGGCTGCCCGCTCACCAGCACGTGCAGCATCGCGCCCAGATGGGCAATGCCGAGACTCTTCGCGTCGAGGGCGCCGCGTCCCCAGATCTTCCCGTCGTGCATCGTTCCGCCGAACGGCGGCCGGCTCCAGCCCTCTCCCGCCGGGACCACGTCGACGTGATGCAGCAGCACCAGGGCACGGCCTCCGGCATCGGGCACGCTCGCCGGCAACCGCGCGTAGAGGTTGGCCCGGCCGCCGGGGCTGGTCAGCACCCGAACGTCGAGTTCGCCTTCCGGATCGTGGCGCTCGATCAGCGAAGCCAGGTACTCGACGGCGGCCCGCTCGTCGCCCGGGGGATTGCTCGTGTCGAACGACAGGTAGGTCTGGAGCCAGGCGACCGGCTCCGCGCCCGCGAAGGCCGGCCCGGCCGCCAGCAGAACCACGGTGGAGGCCAGGAGCAGGCCTGTCCCCCGCGCGCCGGGCACCCTCACCGGGCCGCCTCCGCCACTCCGCCTGAGGAGCCCGTGGTCAGTCCTCTCCCGGCAGTCGGCGGCAGGTCGAGAAGGTCCAGTACGACCTGGCGGTAGAGCTCGACGCCGTCCACGAAGGCGGGCAGGGCGATCTTCTCGTTCGGACCCGCGACGGTCATCGAATCGACCGCCAGGAACCGGAAGGGCGTGAATCCGTAGGCGGCAATGTCGTGGAGCCGGAAGAAGCGGGCGTCGTTGGCGTAGCGCGCCAGCAGGTAGGGACCGATCCGGTCCGGCTCGACGCCGGTGCGCCGGCGCAGCGACTCGGTCAAATGCAGGTAGGCCGGATGATCGAGGGGGCTGCCGTGCGCCGCTCCCCGCCGCTCGTGGATGCGAATCTCCACGCCGTCCAGTAGCCGGGCGGGCAGCAGTTCGGCCGCGGCCGCATCGGCGTCCAGCCCGGGCAGCACGTGGAGGACGATTCGCAGCCGGTAGCCGCCAGAGGAAGCGGCTTCGACGAAGAACGGGTGCGCCTCGTTGCGGAACAACGCCTTGAGCAGGTTCGGCAGACCGTCGAAGAGCTCCGGCTCCTTGAGCACGCGCTCGGGCTCGGCCAGCGCCGCTCGATAGTCCGGGTGCTGGCGCGACGGCCCGTAGGCCGCCGCGAACGCAGCCACCTCGGGAACCACGGCCACCGGCTTCGCGGTGCCGAGGGCCGCAAGCAGATCGGCGCGCAGCCGCTCCAGGCGCTCCGCCGCCGGCGCCGTGGCCATCGCCTCCAGGAACTGCTTCTGGGCGAAGGAGGTGCCCCAGTACTTCACGTCGTCTGTCCAGGTCGCCTCCAGCACGCCGCCCTCGGTCAGCACGGCCCAGACCCGGTCCCTGAGTTCCGGGCGGTTGTTCAGAATGTGGCGCGTCCCCAGGTCGCTGCCGGTCTCCTCGCTGCTCGTCGCGAGGAAGATCAGCGACCGGCTCGGCCGCAGGCCGGTCGCCGCCGTCCGCTTCGCGGCCGCCAGCATCGCGGCGAGCTGGGCCACCGTCACGCTCTTCATGTCGAACACACCGCGGCCGATGATCCATGGCGGCTCGATCCGCCCTTCGAAGGGCGGCACACCCCACTCCTCCGGGCGCCGCACCGGCTCGACGTCGAGGTGGTTGTGAAGCACCAGCGCCTCCCGGCTCTCGCCTTCGAGGATCGCCCAGAGGTTTGCCCGGGCGCCCTCGTGCGGCTCGATCTCCACGGCAAGGCCCGCATCCTCGAGAATGCCGGCGAGGTAGCGCGCGGCGTCGATCTCGCGGCCCGTGTCCGGCGTCGTGTCGATCCGCACCAGGTCCTGAAGGCGCCGGACGTTCTCGTCCGCCTCGTAGTCCACCTCCCGCCAGCTCGTGTCGAAGATCGGCGCCGGCGCCGTCCGCCGGGAGAACACCACGGCCAACGCGAGGGCCGCGAGCAACGCTCCATAGAGCACGATCCGGGCAGCCAGGCGGTGCCGCGCCTTCGACTTCGCGCTCGACATGTGCGGAATCAGCTTAGCGCCTCCCACCTGAGCTGTACGGTCACCAAGCTGCTACCGTCCATGCCGCCGCTCGTGCAGCTCTCCAACCACCAGCCGTTCCGCGGCATCGGAAGGGGCCTGCTGATCCTGCTCCTGCTGGGCACGGTCACCTTCGCCGCGCTCGGCTTCGTCGGCGACTTCGAGCAGATCCGCGATCTGATCCGGGACTTCAGTCCCTTGACGCTGGTCATCGTGCTGTTGCTGTCGGCGGTGAACTACTGGCTGCGCTTCGTTCGCTGGCAGATGTACCTGCGGCAACTCGACGTCCGCCTGCACTGGAGCCGCAGTCTCGCCATCTTCCTGACCGGCTTCCTGCTCGCGGTGACCCCGGGCAAGGCGGGCGAGCTCGCCAAGGCCTGGCTGGCGCGCGAGTTCGGCGGCGGACGGGCCCGTCCGGTCATCGCCGTCGTGGTCACCGAACGGCTGCTCGACGTGCTCGCCGTCCTGCTGCTGCTCCTGTCGTCGGTCTTCGTCTTCACCGGTCAGCGCTCGTTCGTCGCTCCCATCGTCCTCGTCGCGGCCGGCGCCGCGGTCGTCGTGGCCTACGGTCCCCTCACGAGACGACTCCTGCCCCTGCTGGCCAGAAGTCGCCTCGCCAGGGGCCGCGCCGCCCTGCTGATCGACATTCACCAGGCATTCACGAAGCTCGTGGAGCCCAGGATGCTGGTGCCGGGCCTCGCCATGTCCACCGCGGCGTGGGCTGCCGAGGGGATCGGCTGCGCGCTCGTCGTTCGTCACTACGCGCCCTCGGTGCCCGTGCTGGCCTCGGTGTTCGACTACGCGGCCTCAAGCGTCGCGGGCGCCGCCTCGATGATCCCCGGCGGCCTGCTCGCCGCGGAGGGGTCGCTCGTCCTGCTGCTGGAACGCCAGGGCGTCGCTCTCGACGCCGCGATGGCCTCGACCGTCATCGTCCGCGCCGCCACCCTGTGGTTCGCGGTCGCGGTCGGGGTGCTGGCCATGCCCTGGGTGCTGTCGCTACTGCGCCGGCCCCGGCAGGTAGACGATGAGGAAGACGGCCAGGGCGTAGAGCCCCACGTTCACCAGGAAGGGGACGTCGTACAGAAGTAGCTCGGTCGGGTTCCGCTGTTTCGGGTTGTCCGCCTTGTGGATCAGGTACAGGTAGCGGAAGATGCCGAACAGCACGAACGGAACGGTCCACACCAGGCCGTAGTCGCCGAAGCGCATGACGGTTTCGTCGGCGGTCGTGTAGAGGGCGTAGGACAGCAGCGTCGAAGCCGTCACGACGTTCATCATCTGGTCCAGGAACGTCGGGCTGTAGTGATCGAGAACCGCCCGCTGCTCGCCGGCGTCGTCCGGAAGCAGCACGAGTTCGTGACGGCGCTTGGAGAAGCCCAGGAACAGCGACAGGAAGACCGTGCATAGCAGCAGCCAAGCGGACACCGTGACGCCGACCGCAGCCGCTCCGACCACCACACGGATGACGTAACCGCTCGCGAGCACCATCACGTCGACGATCACGATCTCCTTCAGCCACAGGCTATAGAGCAGGTTCGCCAGCAGGTAGAGGCCGACCAGGAGCGCCGTCTCCCGGTTGAGCGTCCACGCCGCGATCAGCGCGGCGGCGGTAAGCGCCGCGCACGCCGCGGCGGCCGGCGCCGCGCCCAAAGCGCCGGACGCCACCGGCCGCAACCGCTTCCGGGGATGGCGGCGGTCCTGCTCGCGGTCGCGCAGGTCGTTGAACAGGTAGACGGCGCTGGCCGCGGCGCAGAACGCGACGAAGGCGATCGCCGAAGCCTCCATCGTGCCGCGATCCAGGAGGCTGCCGGCGAACGTCGCCGGCGCCAGGACGAACACGTTCTTGCTCCACTGCGCCGGACGCAGCGACCTGAAGAGCGGCACGGAGCGGCTTCAACCCCGGCCGGAAACGGGGATCCCGAACTCGCGGAGGGTTCCCTCGAGCGTCGGCCGTCCCAGGCGCATCCGGTCGTCGGTCAGCAGGTAGGAGAAGAGGAAGCCGCCCCCCAGCATGAGGATCCCGACCAGGAAGCAGTACATCACCGCGCGGTCGGGGTAGCCGTCCTTGAGGTAGCCCAGGTAGACGGGACCGACGATCCCGGCGGCCGCCCAGGCGGTGAGCACGGCGCCGTAGATCGAGGACATCTTCCGCGAACCGAAGACGTCCAGGACGAAGGGCGGCATCGTGGCGAACCCGCCGCCGAAGCAGAGCAGCACGTAGCAGACGAGGATCGAGAAGATCCAGGGATTCGTTTCGGTCATCAGCACCCCGAACACGACCATCTGGCTCGCGAGCAGGATCCGGAACACCTTCACCCGGCCGATGCGGTCCGACAGGAGGCCCCAGAACAGCCTGCCCACGCCGTTGCACAGGGAACTGATCGCGATCAGCGTGGCCCCGTATTCCGCCAGGGTCGCCGGCTCGAGCGAGGGGTCGGAGAGACCCCAGACCTCCTGGAGCAACTCGGACTGGAAGCTGATCACGGTGATGCCGGCCGCGATGTTGAAGAAGAAGACGATCCACATGAACACGAACTGCTGGGAACCGAGGTAACTCCTGACGGCCGTGTCGTCTTCCGCGGGCGCCGTCTCCGCGGCGGGCCCGGCGACGGACTTCACGAGATCCGAGGGGACGGGCGGGTCGCTCAGCAGCAGGCTGCAGGGGATGAGGAGGCAGGCGAAGGTGATGCCGAGCCAGAGGAACACCTCGGACAGGTCCTCGCCCGTGCGCAGCACCAGCAGGGGCGCCAGTCCCTTGCTGAGCAGGAAGGCGCCGACGCCGAAGCCCATGACGACGATCCCGGTGACCAGCCCCTTGTGGTCAGGGAACCACTTGGCCACCGTCGCGACCGGGGTCACGTAGCCGAGACCGATGCCGGCGCCGCCGATCACGCCGTAGCCGATGTAGAACAGCGGCAGTATGTCCAGGCGCAGCGCGGCTGCCGCGACCAGGTAGCCGCCCGAGAACAGGATGCTGCCGATCACGGCGAGCTTCCTGGGTCCCAGCCGCGGCAGCACCTGCCCGGCCCAGGCCGCCGACACGCCCAGTGTGAAGATCGTGATGCTGAAGGCCCAGGCCGTCTGCGAGAAGGTCCACCCCGCCTGCCGGACCAGCATCGTCTGGAAGAAGCTCCAGGCGTACACCGTGCCGAAGCACAACTGGAGCGTCGTGCAGAGCAGCGCGATGACGGTTCTGGGGACCCGCACGCCGGAGCTACTCCGTGCCGGAAGTGCTTGCCGGCAGGCCGCGGCCGGCGCCCTGGCGCGACACATGAAGGAACAGGCGCGCCAGGTGACCCACCTCGTCGTCGCGGGCCAGGAGGTCCCGCTCGCCAAGCTCGTCGTTCTCTCCGTCCCTGGCCAGTTCCACCGCGTAGGCGAGGAGCTCGCCCAGCGGCTTCGCGGCCAGGTTGACGAACCAGATCGAGGCCAGCACGGCAATGACGAGCATGACGCTGATCAGGTAGACCTGCTGGCCGATCGCCCGCTGGATCTTGAGCGCGACGACATCGAGGTCCATGCCGACGTGCACGGTGCCGGCGACTCCCGCCAGGATCGGACTGCCGACCTCGATGAAATCGCCCATCCCGGGCAGGCTCCGTTCAACCGGCGCCGTGTTGCTGTGTTCGCTCTCGAGAATCTCCTCCGGAATGCCGGGAACGAAGGTGTGCGCCAGGAACTCGCCGGTCTCGCTGGTGATGTAGATGTACCGGATGCCCTGAACCTCGAGAAACTGGTCGACCAGCGACTGCAGCGTCGCGAGATTCTGGTTGAGCAGAATGCCGGCGCTCGAGTCCGCGATCGTCTTGGCGATGTTCTGGGTGTTGACCTCGTACTCCGCCGACAGCTCGGTGTCGACGGTGTAGATGCAGAGAATGGAGGTCGACAGGACGATCAGGCCGAAGACGGCGAAGATGCCGAACCTCGTCCACTTGAACAGCCTGCGGATTCTCATCTCAGCCGAACCTGGCGCCCCAGTCGTCGAGGGGAACGAACCGGCCGTCCTCGACGACGGTGTGGTAGACGCTCTGGAGTCCCTGACGCCGGTCGGGACCGAAGGAGACGCGCTCGCTGATCCCGAGGTCGAAGTCCTCGATCGAGAAGACCGCCTCTTCAAGCCCCGCCCGGTTCGGGTCCGGCCCCAGCCGCCTCAGAATCTCCCCCATCAGCTTGGCGTTCAGGAACCCCTCGAGGCTGCCGAAGCTGTGCGGGAACGGCGCGTACTCCTCCTGCACCAGGTCGGCCGGCACCTGGGGGTCGTAGCGCGCCATCAGGTCCCGGTACTCCTGGACCGCCGGGATCGACGTGTCCTCGTAGCTGGGAACCACCTGGGAGTTGATCAACTGCCGGGTGTATCTCTCGGCGTCGTCCTGCCCCTCGGTCAGGAGCTTCAGCAGGTTCTCGCTGCCGACGAAGGACAGGTTGGCGATCGGCACGTCGAGTCCGAGGTCGACGGCGTCGCGCGCGAACGCGGCGCAGGCGGCGTAGGCGCCGATGCAGATCACCGCGTCCGGCGAGACGTCCTGAAGGATCTCGACCTGCTTCCTCATGCTGCCGGTGAACTTCTCGCCGCGGCTGTAGGTCGCCTCGCCCGCGAGCCGCTCGCCGTGCTTGTCCAGCGCCGCCCTGACACCGGCCCAGCCGCTCCGGCCGTACGCGTCGATCTGGTAGAAGACGGCGATCTTCCGCCTGCCGATCCGCACCAGGTTGTCGACCAACCCCGCCGTCTCCTGGTTGTAGGAGGCACGCAGGTTGAACGCGAACTCGCCGTAGGGCGGCTCCCGTTGCGGCTGGGCGCCGGTGAACGGGAAGAACAGGAAGATGCTCTCGTCCTGAAACTTCTTCAGGATCGGAAGGACCCGGGTCACTGTCGGCGTCCCGACGTAGCCGAAGAGGGAGAACACCTTGTCCTCCAGCATGAGCCTCATCGTGTTCTGGACGCAGGGATCGGGCTGATAGCCGTCGTCATACAACCTCAGGCTGACCCTTCGATCCTCGATGCCGCCGTTCTCGTTCACATGGTTGAAGTACGCCATGGCGCCGCGGTAGAGCTCCGTGCCGAGGCCCCGGGACGGACCCGAGAAGGCGGCGGACACTCCGAGAACGATCTCCTCGTCCGTGGCGCCCCGACCTTCGCTCCGGTCCGAGGTCTCATCCTCCGAATCCCCGGCGTCCTGACCGGCGGCGGCAGAGAGCGACGACGCCGTGAAGGGAGCGACGAGCAGCGCCGCCAGGCCGGACCGCATGACGGATTTTCTCGTGACCAGCGGACCCCAGTTACCGTTGTTCGACGCTTCGGGTCTGATACTGCAATCCATGGGGACTCCTCCTTTTCGTCGGCCTGATTCCACAATATCGCGCAACGGCGTCACCACTCACTGGGTGCGCCGGCCTACCTGCCGGCCGGAACGCCGGCGCCGCGAAACTCCTCGCAGGCTCGGCGTTTCGGCCCATCCCGTCCTCTCCCAGTAGGATGCGCCTTCCGGCATGAAGAACGGCCTGAAGAAGGTACTCGTCGCGAACCGCGGCGAGATCGCGGTGCGAGTGATCCGGGCGCTCCGGGAACGCGGCATCGTCTCCGTCGCCGTCTACTCGGAGGCGGACCGCGCCGGTCTCGCCACGCAGATGGCGGACGAGGCCCACTGCATCGGCCCCGCGCCCTCGATCGAGAGCTATCTCCAGGCCGGGAAGATCGTCAATCTCGCCGCGGCCGTCGGCGCCGACGCGATCCACCCCGGCTACGGCTTCCTGTCCGAGAACGCCGGGTTCGCGCGCCTCTGCGAGAAACGCGGCATTGCCTTCATCGGGCCGCCCTCCGCGGCGATCGCCGCGATGGGTTCGAAGATCGAGAGCCGGCGCCTGATGACCGCGGCCGGCGTACCCATCGTTCCGGGAGGCACCGATCCCCTGGCCTCCGCCGAAGCGGCGCGCAAAGCGGCAACCGAGATCGGCTATCCGGTCATGCTCAAGGCTTCCGCCGGCGGCGGCGGCAAGGGAATGCGGCTGGTGCGCGAGGAGAGCGAACTGGAAGCGGCGTTCCGGGGCGCGACCTCGGAGGCAGGCGCCAGCTTCAACGACGCCTCGGTCTACATCGAACGCTTCGTCGAGCGGCCGCGCCACGTCGAGATCCAGGTCCTCGGCGACAGCCACGGCCGGATCGTCTCCCTAGGCGAACGGGAGTGCTCCCTGCAACGAAGGCACCAGAAGGTGGTCGAAGAGGCGCCGTCGCCCGTCGTCGACGCGGATCTCCGCCGCCGCATGGGCGACGCGGCGGTCCGCGCAGCAGCGGCCGTGAACTACGTCGGCGCGGGCACGGTGGAGTTCCTGCTCGATCCCGGGGGAGAGTTCTACTTCCTGGAGATGAACACGAGGATCCAGGTCGAGCATCCGGTGACCGAGCTGATCACCGGCGTCGACATCGTGGCCGCCCAGCTCGACATCGCGGCCGGCGAACCGTTGCCGGAGGCGCTGGGAAACGGCCTGGAGCCCCGCGGTCACGCGGTCGAGGTCCGCCTGTACGCGGAGGATCCGTTCCGCAACTTCGCTCCTTCGCCCGGCCGCATCGAACTGCTCCAACTGCCGGAGGGCCCGGGCGTGCGCAACGACTGCGGCGTGTACGAGGGCGCCGAGGTCACGATCCACTACGACCCGATGCTGGCCAAGCTGATCGTCTGGGGGCGCGACCGGAGCGACGCCCTGGCTCGCCTCCGGCGGGCGCTCGCCGAAACCCGGGTGGAGGGCATCCGCACGAACCTGCCCCTCTTCGAGCA
Protein-coding regions in this window:
- a CDS encoding acetyl-CoA carboxylase biotin carboxylase subunit translates to MKNGLKKVLVANRGEIAVRVIRALRERGIVSVAVYSEADRAGLATQMADEAHCIGPAPSIESYLQAGKIVNLAAAVGADAIHPGYGFLSENAGFARLCEKRGIAFIGPPSAAIAAMGSKIESRRLMTAAGVPIVPGGTDPLASAEAARKAATEIGYPVMLKASAGGGGKGMRLVREESELEAAFRGATSEAGASFNDASVYIERFVERPRHVEIQVLGDSHGRIVSLGERECSLQRRHQKVVEEAPSPVVDADLRRRMGDAAVRAAAAVNYVGAGTVEFLLDPGGEFYFLEMNTRIQVEHPVTELITGVDIVAAQLDIAAGEPLPEALGNGLEPRGHAVEVRLYAEDPFRNFAPSPGRIELLQLPEGPGVRNDCGVYEGAEVTIHYDPMLAKLIVWGRDRSDALARLRRALAETRVEGIRTNLPLFEQLLEDEDFTTGNMDISMLDRKLENGELRPAAPDDDALEADLPVLAAVLAHLERAGAKGTTAAASGGAPPSNWRLAARRDARRTTTWN